Proteins found in one Candidatus Amarolinea dominans genomic segment:
- a CDS encoding caspase family protein has translation MVDLVEDQLENADGSTRAVLVNPSGGYPVDALQQQFEHSLAVIIGINAYKFPQKVRMLHTARPDAAQLAALLQDDRRDPLDRYEMVPMPLYDEQATGDALRTLLEKTLPARVRECGPKTRVLFYFAGHGDADASTRKSFLFPQDADPDDEGTLLRMDFVQQALADLPCQHVLIILDCCSAGALPTATAEAVRGRGGRPTRVYWEYLNRFVGARTRQVITSAGARQQAADRSSFGRYQLGQREGDDQEHSPFAQALFEALDPDNHPNTWGRPPGRDGVVTATELYLHVAEALAQGRARQTPGIWTLIGKGHDQGEYIFLLPGAQVTLEPEPDLSDPKNNPWPGLRPYRAEYDYLFAGRDQEIGELAQRVASHPWSP, from the coding sequence ATGGTAGATCTTGTTGAAGATCAGCTCGAGAACGCCGATGGTTCGACACGGGCGGTGCTCGTGAATCCTTCCGGCGGCTATCCGGTGGACGCTCTCCAGCAGCAGTTTGAGCACAGCCTGGCGGTGATCATCGGGATCAACGCGTACAAGTTCCCGCAGAAAGTGCGGATGCTGCACACCGCACGGCCTGACGCCGCACAACTCGCCGCCCTCCTGCAGGACGATCGCCGCGATCCGCTCGACCGCTACGAGATGGTACCGATGCCGCTGTATGACGAGCAGGCGACCGGCGACGCGCTGCGCACGCTGTTGGAGAAGACGCTCCCGGCTCGCGTGCGAGAGTGCGGCCCGAAGACGCGCGTGCTTTTCTATTTCGCCGGCCATGGGGACGCCGATGCCAGCACGCGCAAGAGCTTCCTCTTCCCGCAGGACGCCGACCCGGACGACGAAGGCACCCTCCTGCGGATGGACTTCGTCCAGCAGGCTCTGGCGGATCTCCCGTGCCAACATGTTCTGATCATCCTCGATTGCTGCTCGGCCGGCGCCCTGCCCACCGCCACCGCGGAAGCCGTCCGCGGCCGCGGGGGGCGCCCCACGCGCGTCTACTGGGAATACCTCAACCGTTTTGTCGGCGCTCGGACCCGCCAGGTCATCACCTCGGCCGGCGCCAGGCAGCAGGCGGCGGACCGGTCCAGCTTTGGGCGCTATCAACTAGGGCAGCGCGAGGGCGATGACCAGGAGCATTCGCCCTTTGCCCAGGCGTTGTTCGAAGCCCTGGACCCGGATAACCACCCGAACACCTGGGGCCGGCCGCCCGGACGGGACGGCGTCGTGACGGCCACCGAGCTCTATCTCCACGTCGCCGAGGCGCTCGCTCAAGGGCGTGCCAGACAGACGCCGGGGATCTGGACGCTGATCGGCAAGGGCCATGATCAGGGCGAATATATCTTTCTACTGCCGGGCGCGCAGGTGACGCTGGAGCCGGAGCCCGATCTCAGCGACCCGAAGAACAACCCCTGGCCCGGCCTGCGTCCTTACCGGGCCGAGTATGACTACCTGTTTGCCGGCCGCGACCAGGAAATCGGCGAGCTGGCGCAGCGAGTTGCCTCACACCCCTGGTCGCCGTGA
- a CDS encoding caspase family protein, translating into MAAGTSHRRTDNGREPGEENPQALLALGKAQVAARQYAAARDTFRRLLAHPSSAASPHVQSLIEQADELTNLHRHALVVGIGRYLSPDMRPLSGAANDACAMRDALVQRLGFQPENIVLLLDEEATRERVMMEFRTLAKKAEHEPALFYFGGYGSTQFEVRSERRFRTRTLVCTDSRSENVGELGLMELAREAALAQHLVSIADISQIEQRDVTNSPATRSAFAVVPLDAPDIDKGDWALLGRASVYAQGAFERQKFSGESLGREHGGWTSGLLRVLERSDPNSLTYRSWVAVAQTVELANSMAEPVLLGSVDERPFDLKPQREAVLATATRIELDAVYRAIELLTRQIGERQQQGAIHPDGWLNLGVAFGVVGDYEQALAALEAAVAATTPAKMEMNQVAAHDVTPEEIAPEISYHLGRLLLAAQTDYGRAVSELRKATRQDPGNARAWYYLGQAIRERIRRETLAEVESAFFAYLAAGAPVGHRSEIVGFLHERASSKTELPAR; encoded by the coding sequence ATGGCGGCTGGAACAAGCCATCGCCGCACTGACAATGGCCGCGAACCAGGAGAAGAAAACCCCCAGGCCTTGCTCGCCCTGGGAAAGGCCCAGGTCGCGGCCAGGCAGTACGCCGCGGCCCGCGATACATTTCGCCGGCTGCTGGCGCACCCATCGTCCGCGGCGTCGCCGCATGTTCAGAGCCTCATCGAGCAGGCTGATGAACTAACCAACCTTCACCGCCACGCGTTGGTCGTGGGGATTGGCCGGTACCTTAGCCCAGATATGCGACCCCTCTCCGGTGCAGCGAACGACGCCTGTGCCATGCGGGACGCGCTCGTTCAGCGGCTGGGATTTCAGCCCGAGAACATCGTCCTGCTGCTTGACGAGGAGGCGACCCGAGAGCGAGTGATGATGGAGTTTCGCACCCTGGCAAAGAAAGCAGAGCATGAGCCGGCGCTCTTCTACTTTGGCGGCTATGGCAGCACCCAGTTTGAGGTACGCTCGGAACGGCGCTTTCGTACCCGTACCCTGGTCTGCACCGATAGCCGCTCCGAAAACGTGGGCGAACTCGGGTTGATGGAGCTTGCTCGCGAGGCCGCCTTGGCACAGCACCTGGTCTCGATTGCCGACATCAGCCAGATTGAACAGCGCGATGTCACAAACTCTCCCGCGACACGCTCCGCATTTGCAGTTGTGCCGCTCGATGCTCCTGACATTGACAAAGGAGACTGGGCATTGCTAGGCAGGGCCTCGGTGTATGCACAAGGTGCGTTCGAACGGCAGAAGTTCTCTGGTGAATCGCTAGGGCGGGAACACGGTGGCTGGACCTCTGGTCTCTTGCGGGTTCTGGAAAGATCTGATCCAAATAGCCTCACCTACCGCAGCTGGGTCGCGGTGGCGCAGACGGTGGAGCTTGCCAACTCCATGGCGGAGCCTGTCCTCCTTGGATCAGTGGACGAGCGGCCCTTCGATCTCAAGCCGCAGCGCGAAGCAGTTCTCGCGACTGCCACCCGCATCGAACTGGATGCCGTCTATCGCGCCATCGAGCTGCTCACGCGCCAGATCGGTGAGCGCCAGCAACAAGGCGCGATCCACCCCGACGGCTGGCTCAACCTGGGCGTGGCCTTCGGCGTGGTGGGCGACTATGAGCAGGCGTTGGCTGCCCTGGAAGCCGCTGTTGCCGCAACAACGCCGGCCAAGATGGAAATGAACCAGGTGGCCGCGCACGACGTCACGCCAGAGGAGATCGCACCGGAGATCAGCTATCATCTGGGTCGCCTGCTCCTAGCCGCCCAAACGGACTATGGCCGCGCCGTGAGCGAGCTGCGCAAGGCAACCCGGCAAGACCCCGGCAACGCGCGCGCCTGGTATTATCTGGGCCAGGCCATCCGCGAGCGCATCCGCCGGGAGACCCTAGCCGAGGTCGAAAGCGCCTTCTTCGCCTATCTCGCCGCCGGCGCGCCGGTGGGCCATCGCAGCGAAATCGTGGGATTCCTGCACGAGCGTGCATCGAGCAAGACCGAACTGCCTGCGCGGTAA
- a CDS encoding tetratricopeptide repeat protein, with amino-acid sequence MATSPDGAQILSGGEDGTVRVWDVASGQQTGRLEGHAGPVYSVATSPDGAQILSGESDGTMRVWDAASGQQTARLDGHAGWVWSVAYSPDGTQIVSGGDDGTVRVWDAASGQQTARLDGHAGTVLSVATSPDGAQIVSGGEDGTVRVWDATSGQQTARLDGHAGRVNSVAYSPDGAQIVSGGYDGTVRVWDPASGQQTNQLEGHAGSVSSVAYSPDGAQIVSGGSDGTVRVWDAASGQQTARLEGHGCDEHGFCGVRSVAYSPDGAQIVSGGSDGTVRVWDAASGQQTGHLEGHVGWVWSVATSPDGAQIVSGGYDGTVRVWDAASGQQTARLEGPAGSVRSVAYSPDGAQIISGGEDGTVRVWDAASGQQTARLEGHAGSVNSVAYSPDGAQIVSGGSDGTVRVWDAASGQQTGRLDGHAGWVLSVAYSPDGAQIVSGGSDGTVRVWDVASGLQTARLEGHAGSVNSVATSPDGAQIVSGGSDRTVRVWDAASGQQTARLEGPAGTVLSVATSPDGAQIVSGGEDGTVRVWDAASGQQTARLEGHAGWVLSVAYSPDGTQIVSGGYDGTVRVWDAASGQQTARLEGHDGRVYSVATSPDGAQIVSGGYDGTVRVWDAASGQQTARLEGHAGWVNSVAYSPDGAQIVSGGEDGTVRVWDAASGQQTARLEGHAGSVWSVATSPDGAQIVSGGYDGTVRVWDAASGQQTARLEGHAGWVNSVAHSPDGAQIVSGGEDGTVWVWDAASGQQIARLEGHGEPVRSVATSPDGAQIVSGGEDGTVRVWDAASGQQTARLEGHGCGFGGCGVLSVAYSPDGAQILSGGHDGTVRVWVWDAPQRLLLQAVARISRPAPILTAAERRQFGVGTEVELPGQGRLKPLMDQAQALALVEQGKALARAGDLPAAVEDFREALQLDPKLRIKPEALAQRILDNQEQALRFANASLAADPNAAAKDWRDLCWLGATWNHASLVLDACETAVKLAPDDGDNRDSRGLARALSGDVQGAIEDFEFALAQAKANRWSPYQIATRTAWIKALRAGQNPFDAATLERLRPE; translated from the coding sequence GTGGCGACCAGCCCGGATGGGGCGCAGATCCTCTCCGGCGGGGAGGACGGCACGGTGCGGGTGTGGGATGTGGCCAGCGGCCAGCAGACCGGCCGCCTGGAGGGCCATGCCGGGCCTGTCTATTCGGTGGCGACCAGCCCGGATGGGGCGCAGATCCTCTCCGGCGAGTCTGACGGCACGATGCGGGTGTGGGATGCGGCCAGCGGCCAGCAAACCGCACGCCTGGACGGCCATGCCGGGTGGGTCTGGTCGGTGGCGTATAGCCCGGATGGGACGCAGATCGTCTCCGGCGGGGATGACGGCACGGTGCGGGTGTGGGATGCGGCCAGCGGCCAGCAGACCGCACGCCTGGACGGCCATGCCGGGACTGTCTTGTCGGTGGCGACTAGCCCGGATGGGGCGCAGATCGTCTCCGGCGGGGAGGACGGCACGGTGCGGGTGTGGGATGCGACCAGCGGCCAGCAGACCGCCCGCCTGGACGGCCATGCCGGGAGGGTCAATTCGGTGGCGTATAGCCCGGATGGGGCGCAGATCGTCTCCGGCGGGTATGATGGCACGGTACGGGTGTGGGATCCGGCCAGCGGCCAGCAGACCAACCAACTCGAAGGCCATGCCGGGAGTGTCAGTTCGGTGGCGTACAGCCCGGATGGGGCGCAGATCGTCTCCGGCGGGTCTGACGGCACGGTGCGGGTGTGGGATGCGGCCAGCGGCCAGCAGACCGCCCGCCTGGAGGGCCATGGCTGTGATGAACATGGTTTCTGTGGTGTCAGGTCGGTGGCGTATAGCCCGGATGGGGCGCAGATCGTCTCCGGCGGGTCTGACGGCACGGTGCGGGTGTGGGATGCGGCCAGCGGCCAGCAGACCGGCCACCTGGAGGGCCATGTCGGGTGGGTCTGGTCGGTGGCGACTAGCCCGGATGGGGCGCAGATCGTCTCCGGCGGGTATGATGGCACGGTGCGGGTGTGGGATGCGGCCAGCGGCCAGCAGACCGCCCGCCTTGAGGGCCCTGCCGGGAGTGTCAGGTCGGTGGCGTATAGCCCGGATGGGGCGCAGATCATCTCCGGCGGGGAGGATGGCACGGTGCGGGTGTGGGATGCGGCCAGCGGCCAGCAGACCGCCCGCCTGGAGGGCCATGCCGGGAGTGTCAATTCGGTGGCGTATAGCCCGGATGGCGCGCAGATCGTCTCCGGCGGGTCTGACGGCACGGTGCGGGTGTGGGATGCGGCCAGCGGCCAGCAGACCGGCCGCCTGGACGGCCATGCCGGGTGGGTCTTGTCGGTGGCGTATAGCCCGGATGGCGCGCAGATCGTCTCCGGCGGGTCTGACGGCACGGTGCGGGTGTGGGATGTGGCCAGCGGGCTGCAGACCGCCCGCCTGGAGGGCCATGCCGGGAGTGTCAATTCGGTGGCGACTAGCCCGGATGGCGCGCAGATCGTCTCCGGCGGGTCTGACCGCACGGTGCGGGTGTGGGATGCGGCCAGCGGCCAGCAGACCGCACGCCTTGAGGGCCCTGCCGGGACTGTCTTGTCGGTGGCGACTAGCCCGGATGGGGCGCAGATCGTCTCCGGCGGGGAGGACGGCACGGTGCGGGTGTGGGATGCGGCCAGCGGCCAGCAGACCGCCCGCCTGGAGGGCCATGCCGGGTGGGTCTTGTCGGTGGCGTACAGCCCGGATGGGACGCAGATCGTCTCCGGCGGGTATGACGGCACGGTGCGGGTGTGGGATGCGGCCAGCGGCCAGCAGACCGCCCGCCTGGAGGGCCATGACGGGAGGGTCTATTCGGTGGCGACTAGCCCGGATGGGGCGCAGATCGTCTCCGGCGGGTATGATGGCACGGTGCGGGTGTGGGATGCGGCCAGCGGCCAGCAGACCGCCCGCTTGGAGGGCCATGCTGGGTGGGTCAATTCGGTGGCGTACAGCCCGGATGGGGCGCAGATCGTCTCCGGCGGGGAGGATGGCACGGTGCGGGTGTGGGATGCGGCCAGCGGCCAGCAGACCGCCCGCCTGGAGGGCCATGCCGGGAGTGTCTGGTCGGTGGCGACTAGCCCGGATGGGGCGCAGATCGTCTCTGGCGGGTATGACGGCACGGTGCGGGTGTGGGATGCGGCCAGCGGCCAGCAGACCGCCCGCCTGGAGGGCCATGCCGGGTGGGTCAATTCGGTGGCGCATAGCCCGGATGGGGCGCAGATCGTCTCCGGCGGGGAGGATGGCACGGTGTGGGTGTGGGATGCCGCCAGCGGCCAGCAGATCGCCCGCCTGGAGGGCCATGGCGAGCCTGTCAGGTCGGTGGCGACTAGCCCGGATGGGGCGCAGATCGTCTCCGGCGGGGAGGACGGCACGGTGCGGGTGTGGGATGCGGCCAGCGGCCAGCAGACCGCCCGCCTGGAGGGCCATGGCTGTGGATTTGGTGGTTGTGGGGTCTTGTCGGTGGCGTACAGCCCGGATGGGGCGCAGATCCTCTCCGGCGGGCATGACGGCACGGTGCGGGTGTGGGTGTGGGATGCGCCGCAGCGTTTGCTGTTGCAGGCTGTGGCGCGCATTTCGCGACCGGCGCCGATCTTGACTGCCGCCGAACGCCGGCAGTTTGGCGTCGGCACGGAGGTGGAGCTGCCCGGCCAGGGCCGCCTAAAACCGCTCATGGACCAGGCCCAGGCGCTGGCGTTGGTCGAGCAAGGGAAGGCGCTGGCGCGCGCCGGGGATCTCCCGGCAGCGGTCGAGGATTTCCGAGAGGCGCTGCAGCTCGACCCGAAGCTGAGAATCAAACCCGAAGCGCTGGCGCAGCGCATTCTGGACAATCAAGAACAAGCGCTGCGCTTCGCCAATGCCAGCCTGGCCGCCGACCCGAACGCTGCCGCCAAAGACTGGAGAGACCTTTGCTGGCTCGGCGCCACCTGGAATCATGCCTCCCTGGTGCTGGACGCCTGCGAGACCGCGGTCAAGCTGGCGCCCGACGATGGCGATAACCGCGACAGTCGCGGCCTGGCGCGGGCGTTGTCGGGGGATGTGCAGGGGGCGATCGAGGATTTCGAATTCGCGCTGGCGCAGGCGAAGGCCAACCGCTGGTCACCCTATCAGATCGCCACGCGCACGGCGTGGATCAAGGCGCTGCGGGCCGGTCAGAACCCCTTCGACGCGGCGACGCTGGAGCGGCTGAGACCTGAGTGA
- a CDS encoding DUF4160 domain-containing protein gives MPEVSRFFGIIITMYYETGTHQHPHFHARFGEYRASLTIDPPALLVGAMPRRQQHLILAWAELHQEELLENWDRVVQEGTLRHIKGLD, from the coding sequence ATGCCCGAGGTATCGCGCTTTTTTGGAATCATCATCACGATGTATTACGAAACGGGCACGCATCAACACCCGCACTTTCACGCACGCTTCGGTGAGTACCGGGCCAGTCTTACGATTGACCCGCCCGCTTTGCTGGTTGGCGCCATGCCGAGACGCCAGCAACATCTGATTCTGGCCTGGGCAGAGCTCCATCAGGAGGAGCTGCTCGAAAACTGGGATCGGGTGGTGCAGGAAGGCACACTGCGTCACATCAAGGGCCTGGATTGA
- a CDS encoding CHAT domain-containing protein, with the protein MQLKDMIYHDMTIEVAEATRTRAEDRRMIGRFKVRVFASPAGEMAPDQAVPVEYDDGELQQALRQLDTRELDRAGLIALGRTLALLLLPPGPAGAEVGVRELFAGSLKMLGPDAGLRLRLRLPHQLAAIPWEYLYVDRAGGGDGMDGFLALDPRVAIVRHEALAVPVAATKAGPIRLVAAFSANPDLPPLNLGQEIANLKAALDAQAGIEQTIIENAALADIQNAIQQGAAIFHFAGHGIFNRNQMTDAPGVYSGAGLLALDDQFVDAEQLGINLRGHSLRLAVLAGCETGRRDGINVWSGVAPSLVKAEIPAVVANQYSIRDDCAIAFSQQFYRALVGGLPVEAAVTGGRIAAYNADKEGRDWGVPVLYLRAGDGQLFAGSEDAEVRAQARKGAEVDVNLRVKEVAAGGEVLGARVREMLQGKLSVTVGVSGTVYGKVVGATFDRIGGGSARVDMDIDTVGQGGSATGVVIDSL; encoded by the coding sequence GTGCAACTCAAAGACATGATCTATCACGATATGACCATCGAGGTCGCAGAAGCCACCCGCACCCGCGCCGAAGACCGCCGCATGATCGGCCGTTTCAAGGTGCGGGTGTTCGCATCTCCGGCCGGTGAGATGGCGCCCGACCAGGCTGTCCCCGTCGAGTACGACGATGGGGAGCTGCAGCAGGCCCTGCGGCAGCTTGATACGCGCGAGCTGGACCGGGCCGGCCTGATCGCGCTGGGCCGCACCCTGGCGCTGCTCCTGCTGCCGCCCGGCCCGGCGGGCGCGGAGGTCGGCGTGCGGGAACTATTCGCCGGCAGCCTGAAAATGCTCGGTCCCGACGCCGGGCTGCGGCTCCGGCTGCGCCTGCCCCATCAGCTCGCCGCCATCCCCTGGGAATACCTGTACGTGGATCGGGCGGGCGGCGGCGATGGCATGGACGGCTTCCTGGCCCTCGACCCACGCGTGGCGATCGTGCGGCACGAGGCGTTGGCGGTGCCCGTTGCGGCGACGAAAGCCGGGCCGATCCGCCTGGTGGCGGCGTTTTCAGCCAACCCCGACTTGCCCCCGCTCAACCTGGGCCAGGAGATCGCCAATCTGAAGGCTGCGTTGGATGCCCAGGCTGGAATCGAGCAGACGATCATCGAGAACGCGGCCCTGGCCGACATTCAGAATGCGATCCAGCAAGGCGCGGCGATCTTTCATTTTGCCGGGCATGGCATCTTCAACCGTAACCAGATGACCGATGCGCCGGGCGTCTATTCCGGCGCCGGCCTGTTGGCCCTCGACGATCAGTTCGTGGATGCGGAGCAACTGGGCATCAACCTGCGCGGCCACAGCCTCCGCCTGGCGGTGCTTGCCGGCTGCGAGACCGGCCGCCGCGATGGGATCAACGTCTGGAGCGGGGTCGCGCCCAGCCTGGTGAAGGCCGAGATACCGGCCGTGGTCGCCAACCAGTACAGCATCCGCGACGACTGCGCGATTGCGTTCAGCCAGCAGTTCTACCGGGCGCTGGTCGGCGGGCTGCCGGTCGAGGCCGCAGTGACGGGCGGTCGCATCGCCGCGTACAACGCCGACAAGGAGGGCCGCGACTGGGGCGTGCCGGTGCTCTACCTGCGCGCGGGAGACGGCCAGCTCTTCGCCGGCTCGGAGGACGCCGAGGTGCGCGCACAGGCCCGCAAGGGCGCCGAAGTGGACGTGAACCTCCGGGTCAAGGAGGTCGCGGCCGGCGGCGAGGTGCTGGGGGCCAGGGTGCGCGAGATGCTGCAAGGCAAGCTCAGCGTGACCGTGGGCGTCTCCGGCACGGTCTATGGCAAGGTGGTGGGCGCAACCTTCGATCGCATCGGCGGCGGCAGCGCCAGGGTGGACATGGACATTGACACCGTCGGCCAGGGCGGCAGCGCCACCGGCGTGGTGATTGACTCGTTGTGA
- a CDS encoding carboxypeptidase regulatory-like domain-containing protein, producing MNIMLRGRVLNDIGFPLDGATVSLFGNTTILGSDPRATTANQEAVSWTRSARGLTGTLRGIWLGLIAPTTGGITWEEFRTQVVHVNPSLESSRGRFEPDRLYLLPENRHADKDKIVWDRTITGFGGDRWTCWQRYVQGKVVGLSWREFRREVLERNADLAADGGMFQAEKAYLLPHNIGRDEYVRVEYTGRTGRFVFGDLAPGTYRLEVHVEGYEPWAQTIVVDGELKLAVHLKHLKVVPAKGLPVSPLGIPLVQVRGSEFVLENRAFRFIGVNLRGLVHYGTDKFPYANARQQPKGQRYGRVARVFLPVDNVNWRATNHIEDRLEALLQMIEKDFRHMYLIVCLTNLYNDTHFKVFGDDEGDHEDRCYSVAWNNKKLLGRKWFTQRYDENYLKFVQKVVPQFSQRASIMAWEPGNELKLDHQPTEFVNFMLKVAGSAKVGAQSTGHHRDDQYATRVHGSG from the coding sequence ATGAATATCATGCTGCGCGGTCGAGTTCTCAACGACATCGGCTTTCCGCTCGATGGAGCCACAGTGTCTCTGTTCGGTAACACAACGATCCTGGGGAGCGATCCCCGCGCGACGACAGCCAACCAGGAAGCGGTTTCCTGGACGCGATCAGCGCGCGGGCTGACCGGCACATTGCGGGGTATCTGGCTGGGCCTCATCGCACCGACCACTGGCGGCATCACCTGGGAGGAGTTTCGCACCCAGGTGGTGCATGTCAATCCCTCTCTGGAATCCAGCCGCGGCCGCTTCGAACCGGATCGGCTCTATCTGCTGCCGGAGAACCGACATGCCGATAAGGACAAGATTGTCTGGGATCGGACCATAACCGGTTTTGGGGGCGACCGGTGGACGTGCTGGCAGCGGTATGTACAAGGCAAGGTAGTTGGCCTGAGCTGGCGAGAGTTCCGGCGGGAGGTGCTGGAGCGCAACGCAGATCTGGCGGCCGATGGCGGGATGTTCCAGGCTGAGAAAGCCTACCTGCTGCCGCACAACATCGGGCGGGACGAGTACGTGCGAGTGGAGTACACGGGCAGGACGGGCCGCTTCGTGTTCGGCGATCTCGCACCGGGAACCTACCGGCTTGAGGTGCATGTCGAGGGCTATGAGCCGTGGGCACAGACCATCGTCGTGGACGGCGAACTGAAGCTGGCGGTCCATCTCAAGCACTTGAAGGTCGTTCCAGCCAAAGGCCTCCCGGTCTCGCCCCTGGGCATCCCACTCGTGCAGGTGCGGGGCAGCGAGTTTGTGTTGGAGAACCGCGCCTTCCGTTTCATTGGCGTTAACCTGCGAGGTCTGGTACACTACGGCACGGACAAATTCCCCTACGCAAATGCCCGACAGCAGCCCAAAGGCCAGCGATATGGGCGCGTGGCGCGGGTCTTTCTGCCTGTGGACAACGTGAACTGGCGCGCCACCAACCATATCGAAGACCGGCTCGAGGCGCTCCTCCAGATGATCGAGAAGGACTTCCGGCACATGTACCTGATCGTGTGCCTGACCAACCTCTATAACGATACCCACTTCAAGGTGTTCGGCGACGACGAAGGGGATCATGAGGATCGCTGCTACTCTGTCGCCTGGAACAATAAGAAGCTCCTCGGCAGGAAGTGGTTTACGCAGCGCTATGACGAGAACTATTTGAAGTTCGTGCAGAAGGTCGTGCCGCAGTTTAGTCAACGCGCGAGTATCATGGCCTGGGAGCCGGGCAACGAGCTGAAGCTTGATCACCAACCGACGGAGTTCGTCAATTTCATGCTGAAGGTGGCCGGGAGCGCAAAGGTTGGCGCCCAATCAACTGGTCACCACCGGGATGATCAGTACGCAACACGCGTACATGGATCCGGATGA
- a CDS encoding DUF2442 domain-containing protein produces the protein MNQILDETSLHDVTDFTFVKNYVLNVRFDDGVERTIDFEPILLGPLFGPLRDLHLFRQVRVDTDLGTLVWPNGADIDPNVLYDWPRHVDAIIQRRRQRWAADYGEQGSRERFDRVLQKVAEANREPYDADRFPDSADVKPGEKPGQN, from the coding sequence ATGAACCAGATACTTGACGAAACCTCATTGCATGACGTGACCGATTTTACATTTGTCAAGAACTACGTCTTGAATGTGCGCTTCGACGATGGCGTCGAACGCACCATTGACTTCGAACCGATACTCCTGGGGCCTCTCTTCGGCCCGCTGCGCGATCTGCATCTGTTCAGGCAGGTCAGGGTAGACACCGACCTGGGCACGCTGGTCTGGCCCAACGGGGCGGACATTGACCCCAATGTCCTGTACGACTGGCCCCGGCACGTTGACGCCATCATTCAGCGCCGCCGGCAACGTTGGGCAGCGGACTACGGCGAGCAGGGTAGCCGCGAGCGGTTCGACCGCGTGCTGCAGAAGGTCGCCGAGGCGAATCGAGAGCCTTACGACGCTGACCGGTTCCCAGATAGCGCCGATGTGAAACCCGGGGAGAAGCCTGGTCAGAACTGA